One window of the bacterium genome contains the following:
- a CDS encoding IS110 family transposase — protein MSSITYVGLDVHKRTIAVAMLQTGTGEVQQWDVANEPTALKRLIRKLKPHAPLRCVYEAGPTGYALQRLLQKEGIECMIAAPSLIPVRQGDRIKTDHRDARKLAQLHAAGLLTAVHPPTEDEESVRDLCRCREDAQLDLVRARHRLSKFLLRRALVFHDGNQWSQTHRTWLHGLKFSRTADQVVFEDYMLALEQHEARVAALDEQLVAVAAQEPYRAPVAQLRCFRGIDTVTALSLAAELHDVRRFPTAPSLMAYLGLVPSEHSSGDQRRRGKITKTGNRHVRRLLIETAWHYRHKPAVGVRLAKRRRGQPPQVIARADRAQQRLCTQYRRLVGRNKHHNTIVVAIARMLIGYVWETLREAQPNQA, from the coding sequence ATGAGCAGTATAACCTACGTCGGGCTGGATGTGCACAAGAGGACGATCGCCGTGGCGATGCTCCAGACCGGAACCGGGGAAGTGCAGCAGTGGGATGTGGCCAACGAGCCCACTGCCTTGAAGCGGTTGATCCGCAAGCTCAAGCCGCACGCACCGTTGCGCTGCGTCTACGAGGCCGGTCCCACCGGCTACGCCCTGCAGCGGCTGCTCCAGAAGGAGGGGATCGAGTGCATGATCGCCGCTCCGTCGCTGATCCCGGTGCGCCAGGGGGACCGGATCAAGACCGACCATCGGGACGCCCGCAAGCTGGCGCAGTTGCACGCCGCCGGGCTGCTGACGGCGGTGCATCCGCCGACCGAGGACGAGGAGTCGGTGCGCGACCTGTGCCGCTGCCGCGAGGACGCGCAGCTGGATCTGGTGCGCGCGCGGCACCGGCTCAGCAAGTTCCTGCTGCGTCGGGCGCTGGTCTTCCACGACGGCAACCAGTGGTCGCAGACGCACCGCACCTGGCTGCACGGGTTGAAGTTCTCGCGGACGGCCGACCAGGTCGTGTTCGAGGATTACATGCTGGCTCTCGAACAGCACGAGGCTCGGGTGGCGGCTCTGGACGAGCAACTGGTGGCTGTGGCAGCGCAGGAACCGTACCGCGCACCGGTGGCCCAGCTGCGCTGCTTCCGCGGCATCGACACGGTCACCGCCCTGTCCCTGGCCGCGGAGTTGCACGACGTCAGGCGGTTCCCGACCGCCCCTTCGCTGATGGCTTACCTGGGACTGGTGCCGAGCGAGCACAGCAGCGGCGACCAGCGACGACGAGGCAAGATCACCAAGACCGGCAACCGCCACGTCAGACGCCTCTTGATCGAGACCGCCTGGCACTACCGGCACAAGCCGGCGGTGGGCGTGAGGCTGGCCAAGCGTCGGCGCGGTCAACCGCCTCAGGTGATCGCGCGGGCTGACCGGGCACAACAGCGCCTGTGCACGCAGTACCGGCGGCTGGTCGGCAGGAACAAGCACCACAACACCATCGTCGTGGCCATCGCACGGATGCTGATCGGGTACGTGTGGGAGACGCTGCGGGAAGCGCAGCCCAATCAGGCCTGA
- a CDS encoding M14 family metallopeptidase, translating to MHAACSYPLLMIFGRFGTALWRAFFQALVIAMISAVAAAGGTPPPVTPYEASGGRRTPRYDETISWLQNLAAASPLLEYATFGTSPEGRPLPLVVADLRGRSTAEALADRGPDHAVVLVQACIHAGESCGKDAGMVLLRDLATDRDLAAHLLRNVTLLFIPIFNVDGHERFSAWGRINQNGPEEMGWRVNAANLNLNRDYLKADTVEMRAWLALWRAWLPDFFIDVHSTDGADYQYALTYSLETHGNLEAGLTAWTRRYEEDLKDALAAQGWPIFPYVMLKDWADPTSGLVTSAATPRFSQGYVALQNRPGLLVEAHMLKDYATRVEVVGRLLRHSLGWLSGQAKPLRAAVAAADAFTAGPQFRAAPLALDFALTDSVRTVDFLGVGASEQVGAVTGGRWFRFDGGPQVLPMALQDQLAPSVSARLPEAYLLPPAWGEAIERLEAHGVVSFRLSEPVTLPVRSWRLLDPKWQERPNEGHHPVKYSVEEFDETRTFPAGTVVVDLAQRAARVAAHLLDPQGPDALSRWGFFDAAFERVEYVESYVIEEMIPRLLAENPGWAAELEARKAASPEFAADPWAIRMWFYARTPWWDGRAGVYPAACLDARSLVDGLPGHP from the coding sequence ATGCACGCCGCATGTTCTTACCCGCTCTTGATGATCTTTGGTCGATTCGGTACGGCCCTTTGGCGGGCATTCTTCCAGGCGCTGGTCATCGCAATGATCTCCGCAGTTGCGGCCGCCGGCGGCACTCCGCCGCCGGTGACGCCGTACGAAGCCTCCGGGGGCCGCCGCACACCGCGCTATGACGAAACGATTTCCTGGTTGCAGAATCTCGCGGCCGCGTCCCCGCTGCTCGAGTACGCAACCTTCGGCACGAGCCCTGAAGGTCGCCCCCTGCCGTTGGTCGTGGCCGACCTGCGCGGGCGGTCTACCGCCGAGGCCCTGGCGGACCGCGGCCCCGATCATGCCGTGGTGCTGGTCCAGGCCTGCATTCATGCCGGCGAGTCGTGCGGAAAGGACGCGGGCATGGTGCTGCTGCGCGACCTGGCGACAGACCGCGACCTGGCCGCGCACCTGCTGCGCAACGTCACGCTGCTGTTCATCCCCATCTTCAACGTCGACGGCCACGAGCGCTTCTCGGCCTGGGGGCGCATCAACCAGAACGGGCCCGAGGAAATGGGCTGGCGGGTCAACGCCGCGAACCTGAACCTCAATCGCGACTACCTGAAGGCGGACACCGTCGAGATGCGCGCCTGGCTGGCCCTGTGGCGGGCCTGGCTGCCGGATTTCTTCATCGATGTGCACTCGACCGATGGCGCCGACTACCAGTACGCCCTGACCTACAGCCTGGAAACGCACGGGAACCTGGAGGCGGGCCTGACCGCCTGGACCCGCCGCTACGAAGAGGACCTGAAAGATGCGCTGGCCGCGCAGGGCTGGCCCATCTTCCCGTACGTGATGCTGAAGGACTGGGCCGACCCCACCAGCGGCCTGGTCACGTCGGCCGCCACGCCGCGGTTCAGCCAGGGCTACGTCGCGCTGCAGAACCGCCCCGGGCTGCTGGTCGAGGCCCACATGCTGAAGGACTACGCCACCCGGGTCGAGGTGGTCGGGCGGTTGCTGCGGCACTCGCTGGGCTGGCTGTCGGGCCAGGCGAAGCCGCTGCGGGCGGCCGTGGCCGCAGCCGACGCCTTCACGGCCGGGCCGCAGTTCCGCGCGGCGCCGCTGGCGCTCGATTTCGCGCTGACCGACAGCGTGCGCACCGTCGATTTCCTGGGTGTCGGCGCCAGCGAGCAGGTGGGTGCCGTGACGGGCGGCAGGTGGTTCCGCTTCGACGGCGGGCCGCAAGTGCTGCCGATGGCGCTGCAGGACCAGCTCGCGCCGTCGGTCAGCGCCCGCCTTCCCGAGGCCTACCTGCTGCCGCCGGCCTGGGGCGAGGCCATCGAGCGCCTCGAGGCGCACGGTGTGGTTTCGTTCCGCCTGTCGGAACCCGTCACGCTGCCGGTCCGCTCCTGGCGCCTGCTCGACCCCAAGTGGCAGGAGCGCCCCAACGAGGGCCATCACCCGGTGAAGTACAGCGTCGAGGAGTTCGACGAGACGCGCACCTTCCCGGCCGGCACCGTCGTGGTGGACCTGGCGCAGCGCGCCGCCCGCGTGGCGGCCCACCTGCTGGACCCGCAGGGCCCCGACGCCCTGTCCCGATGGGGCTTCTTCGACGCGGCCTTCGAGCGGGTGGAGTACGTGGAGTCCTATGTCATCGAGGAGATGATCCCGCGACTGCTGGCCGAAAACCCCGGGTGGGCGGCCGAGCTGGAGGCGCGGAAGGCCGCCTCGCCGGAGTTCGCGGCCGATCCGTGGGCGATCCGCATGTGGTTCTACGCGCGCACGCCCTGGTGGGACGGCCGGGCCGGGGTCTACCCGGCGGCGTGCCTCGACGCCAGGTCGCTGGTCGACGGGCTGCCCGGACATCCATGA